The Candidatus Poribacteria bacterium genome has a window encoding:
- a CDS encoding tetratricopeptide repeat protein, with translation MNDQTIQELDEAIRLNPEDAKVYINRGDAYEEKGEYDKAITDYDEAIRLEPEDATAYYNRGYAYAKIGEYDKAITDYDEAIRLEPEHAKAYLNRGYAYAEKGEYDKAITDYDEGIRLEPEHAKAYLNRGTGYAEKGEYDKAIADYGEAIRLEPEDAKAYLNRGTGYAEKGEY, from the coding sequence ATGAATGATCAAACTATCCAGGAGTTAGACGAAGCCATCCGACTCAACCCTGAAGATGCTAAAGTTTATATAAACAGAGGCGATGCATACGAGGAAAAAGGGGAATATGATAAAGCAATCACGGACTATGACGAAGCCATAAGACTTGAACCTGAAGATGCCACTGCCTACTACAACAGAGGATACGCATACGCGAAAATAGGGGAGTATGATAAAGCAATCACGGACTATGACGAAGCCATAAGACTTGAACCTGAACATGCTAAAGCATACCTAAACAGAGGATACGCATACGCGGAAAAAGGGGAGTATGATAAAGCAATCACAGACTACGACGAAGGCATAAGACTTGAACCTGAACATGCTAAAGCATACCTAAACAGAGGCACGGGATACGCGGAAAAAGGGGAGTATGATAAAGCAATCGCAGACTATGGCGAAGCCATAAGACTTGAACCTGAAGATGCTAAAGCATACCTAAACAGAGGCACGGGATACGCGGAAAAAGGGGAGTATGA
- a CDS encoding HAD-IA family hydrolase produces the protein MIKAVFFDFYKTLFVHEEQSFERSLRKIAAQYGVEINWERFETAMERLFASTSAPAPPTDYSLLESSITVMMRECEFIRELGVQEHVEQMAWELLQFAGHPLFGVTNATLYDDVVPTLEHLRDVGFKLAIVSNWDTPLDPLTERLGIAKYFDAIVASHDARVQSEKPDPHIFNYALAAVGVSAEEVIHVGDTYEADIVGARDVGIRPILLDRDGTQAGRWDETIQSLAKLPELLDG, from the coding sequence ATGATAAAAGCAGTTTTCTTTGATTTTTACAAGACGCTGTTTGTTCACGAAGAACAATCGTTTGAAAGGAGCCTACGGAAAATCGCAGCGCAGTATGGCGTTGAAATCAATTGGGAACGCTTTGAAACAGCGATGGAACGCCTCTTTGCCAGCACATCGGCACCCGCCCCTCCTACCGATTATTCTCTGCTGGAATCGTCAATAACCGTGATGATGCGAGAATGCGAATTTATAAGGGAACTCGGCGTTCAGGAGCATGTAGAACAGATGGCATGGGAACTGTTGCAATTTGCTGGACACCCACTCTTCGGTGTCACTAACGCTACACTCTACGACGATGTTGTTCCGACCCTTGAGCATTTGCGGGACGTTGGCTTCAAGTTAGCGATTGTTTCCAATTGGGATACACCCTTGGATCCACTCACCGAGCGGTTGGGTATCGCCAAGTATTTTGATGCCATTGTCGCTTCGCATGATGCGCGCGTCCAATCCGAGAAGCCGGATCCGCATATCTTCAACTACGCGCTCGCAGCAGTCGGTGTTTCGGCGGAAGAAGTTATCCATGTGGGAGATACTTACGAGGCGGATATTGTCGGGGCGCGAGATGTAGGGATTCGTCCCATATTGCTGGACCGAGACGGTACCCAAGCCGGTAGGTGGGATGAGACGATTCAGAGTCTCGCCAAATTGCCTGAGTTGCTTGATGGATAA
- a CDS encoding HAD-IA family hydrolase: protein MTKAVFFDFYQTLGVWGESLRPRLQKITDRYDCEIDWERYATARENLYADASGSDPTTHSLLGTMQEIIESYCEFLRELGVQEHVEQVTWELLQSEHSLFAANAAMLYDDTVPTLEHLRDAGFKLAIVSNWDTPLDPLTERLGIAHYFDIIVASHDTRVRSAKPDPHIFNYTLAAVGVSAEEAVHVGDTYEADIIGAKNAGIRPILIDRDSTQTGKWTETIQSLSELPELL from the coding sequence ATGACAAAGGCAGTTTTCTTTGATTTTTACCAGACATTAGGTGTTTGGGGAGAATCACTTAGACCCAGACTTCAAAAAATCACAGATCGGTATGATTGTGAAATTGATTGGGAACGCTATGCAACGGCACGCGAAAACCTCTATGCGGACGCTTCAGGTTCTGATCCTACAACGCACTCTCTTCTTGGAACAATGCAAGAAATCATTGAGAGTTATTGTGAGTTTTTAAGAGAACTCGGCGTGCAAGAACATGTAGAACAGGTGACGTGGGAACTGTTGCAATCCGAACACTCACTTTTCGCTGCCAATGCCGCTATGCTTTACGATGATACCGTCCCAACCCTTGAGCATTTGCGGGACGCTGGCTTCAAGTTAGCGATTGTTTCCAATTGGGATACGCCCCTGGATCCACTTACTGAACGACTCGGCATTGCGCACTATTTCGACATAATCGTCGCTTCGCACGATACGCGCGTCCGATCCGCAAAGCCGGATCCACACATCTTCAACTACACGCTCGCAGCAGTCGGAGTTTCAGCAGAGGAAGCCGTCCATGTAGGGGATACCTACGAAGCGGATATAATCGGCGCAAAAAACGCTGGCATTCGTCCGATCCTCATTGACCGAGACAGCACCCAAACCGGCAAATGGACTGAGACAATCCAAAGCCTGTCTGAATTACCGGAATTGCTTTAG